One genomic segment of Methanobacterium spitsbergense includes these proteins:
- a CDS encoding response regulator has translation MSDSKILVVEDEIIVAADLKNKLEKMGYTIIGTATTGHDAVKKAGETKPDLVLMDIMLKGEMDGIDAAQQIRDLYDIPIVYLTAYFDDETLERAKVTEPFGYILKPFEDMGIQSVIEMAIYKHQVEQRLKKQAKILKFSNEMLNEINEQ, from the coding sequence TTGTCCGATTCAAAGATTTTAGTTGTTGAAGATGAGATCATTGTGGCAGCTGATTTAAAAAATAAACTGGAAAAAATGGGTTACACCATAATTGGTACAGCAACTACTGGACATGATGCTGTAAAAAAAGCTGGAGAAACAAAACCAGATCTTGTTTTAATGGACATAATGCTGAAGGGTGAAATGGATGGAATTGATGCTGCACAACAAATACGTGACTTATATGATATTCCCATTGTGTATTTAACAGCTTATTTTGATGATGAAACATTGGAACGTGCCAAAGTAACAGAACCATTTGGCTATATCCTAAAACCGTTCGAAGACATGGGAATACAAAGCGTTATAGAAATGGCAATTTATAAACACCAAGTAGAGCAGAGATTAAAAAAACAGGCTAAAATATTAAAATTCTCCAATGAAATGTTAAATGAAATAAATGAACAATAA
- the serS gene encoding serine--tRNA ligase, giving the protein MLNIKLFRENPDLIRESEKKRFRTTENVDKVIEFDSKWRNGLKRLNDLRAERNKLSHSFNEARKQGKDELKKLQIRAKEVSTEIAQLEPMIAEFISKRDEYRYKVGNIVDDDVPISETEDDNLIISEEGKIPNFNFKPSNHVDLIEGIDGAEFKRAAEISGSRFYYLKADMVYLNMALLKFAMDILSEKGFTPFQTPFFIKHDVIKETAELADFEETLYKVEDEDLFMIATSEQTLAALHRGEIIDERTLPRKYCGISSCFRREAGSHGRDTLGIFRVHQFEKIEQFVFSNEEQSKDIHEELLKNAEIIYKKLGIPYRIVSIVSSELNDNASKKYDLEGWFPGSGTYRELVSCTNCRDYQARKLNTRYGIQGDSESLKMCHTLNSTAIATERAICCILENYQQEDGSILIPEVLIPYMNGKTVIEI; this is encoded by the coding sequence ATGTTAAATATTAAACTTTTCAGAGAAAATCCTGATTTAATTCGTGAATCAGAAAAGAAGCGTTTTAGAACAACCGAAAACGTTGATAAAGTCATTGAATTTGATTCAAAATGGAGAAATGGACTAAAAAGATTGAATGATCTTCGTGCAGAAAGGAATAAACTATCACATTCGTTTAATGAAGCACGAAAACAGGGTAAAGATGAATTAAAGAAACTTCAAATCAGGGCAAAGGAAGTTTCAACTGAAATTGCACAACTAGAACCAATGATCGCTGAATTTATATCAAAAAGGGATGAATATCGTTACAAAGTGGGAAATATTGTTGACGATGATGTTCCAATATCAGAAACTGAAGATGATAATTTAATAATTTCTGAAGAAGGTAAAATTCCTAATTTTAATTTTAAACCATCCAACCATGTCGATCTGATTGAAGGAATTGATGGGGCAGAATTTAAACGTGCAGCTGAAATTTCAGGCTCCCGTTTCTATTATTTAAAGGCAGATATGGTCTACTTAAATATGGCATTACTTAAATTTGCCATGGATATACTGTCTGAAAAGGGTTTTACTCCATTTCAAACACCTTTTTTTATTAAACATGATGTAATTAAAGAAACAGCAGAACTTGCAGATTTTGAGGAAACCCTTTATAAGGTCGAGGATGAAGACCTTTTCATGATAGCAACCTCAGAACAAACATTAGCTGCTCTTCATAGAGGGGAAATAATCGATGAAAGAACATTGCCTCGTAAATACTGCGGTATTTCATCTTGTTTTAGGAGAGAAGCTGGATCTCATGGTAGGGATACTCTAGGAATATTCAGGGTCCACCAGTTCGAAAAAATTGAACAATTCGTTTTTTCCAATGAAGAACAATCTAAGGATATCCATGAGGAATTATTGAAAAATGCTGAAATTATCTATAAAAAGCTTGGAATTCCATACAGGATAGTTTCTATTGTTTCTTCAGAGTTAAATGATAATGCTTCAAAAAAATATGATCTTGAGGGCTGGTTTCCTGGTTCAGGTACTTACAGAGAACTAGTTTCATGCACCAACTGCAGAGATTATCAAGCTCGTAAATTAAACACCCGTTATGGAATTCAGGGAGATTCAGAATCTCTAAAAATGTGCCACACATTAAACAGTACCGCAATTGCAACAGAAAGAGCTATTTGCTGTATTCTAGAAAACTATCAACAAGAAGATGGATCTATACTTATTCCTGAAGTTTTGATCCCATACATGAATGGCAAAACTGTTATTGAAATTTAA
- the tfe gene encoding transcription factor E, with amino-acid sequence MLSDPTVQEILMDITNDEKSSVSIIECMLKGKTTDEEIAEETEIRLNIVRRVLYKLYDAGIATYKRSKDPETQWYTYSWRFEQEKVSDIISKKYEKFSREIEESLEYEEENMFFLCRANGHRYKFDEASENNFQCPKCGGSLEYQDNSTIIVELKQMMERIT; translated from the coding sequence ATGCTTAGCGATCCAACAGTTCAGGAAATTCTAATGGACATAACCAATGATGAAAAGAGCAGTGTTTCAATCATTGAATGTATGTTGAAAGGAAAGACAACGGATGAAGAAATTGCAGAAGAAACCGAAATTAGGTTGAACATTGTAAGGAGGGTCTTGTACAAATTATATGATGCAGGAATAGCAACTTATAAAAGAAGTAAGGATCCTGAAACACAGTGGTACACCTACAGCTGGAGATTTGAGCAGGAAAAGGTATCGGATATTATAAGCAAGAAATATGAAAAGTTTTCCAGAGAAATTGAAGAATCATTGGAGTATGAAGAAGAAAATATGTTCTTTTTATGTCGAGCAAACGGCCATAGATATAAATTTGATGAGGCATCTGAAAATAACTTCCAATGTCCAAAATGTGGCGGATCGCTTGAATATCAGGATAATTCTACTATAATAGTGGAATTAAAGCAGATGATGGAGAGAATTACCTGA
- a CDS encoding universal stress protein → MYKKILLPTDGSEYANKAAEHAIWIARASGAEIIALNVIETSSLVGLPAEDLIVRIKEMLKEEGRVALEHIFEMATKENLEEGDLKVTLKTKEGSPADVILKTIDKEDIDLVVMGTSGKHGLDRFLLGSVTEKVVRSAKCPVLAVHIE, encoded by the coding sequence ATGTACAAAAAAATACTTCTACCCACAGATGGTTCTGAGTACGCAAACAAAGCAGCTGAACATGCTATATGGATTGCTCGCGCAAGTGGTGCAGAAATTATTGCATTAAATGTTATAGAAACATCTTCACTAGTTGGATTACCTGCAGAAGATCTTATTGTGAGGATTAAGGAAATGCTGAAAGAAGAAGGACGAGTTGCACTTGAACACATCTTTGAGATGGCCACTAAAGAAAATTTAGAGGAAGGAGATTTAAAAGTTACCCTAAAAACAAAAGAAGGTTCTCCTGCAGATGTGATACTTAAAACAATTGATAAAGAGGATATTGATCTAGTTGTTATGGGAACTTCTGGTAAGCATGGATTGGATAGATTTTTACTTGGAAGCGTAACAGAAAAGGTAGTTAGATCTGCAAAGTGTCCTGTTTTAGCTGTGCATATTGAATAA
- a CDS encoding coenzyme F420-0:L-glutamate ligase, translated as MKTDKISTENIYGSELYPQKDQGPKNESKYTLIPVKTDYIKPNESYDMIIKCSADLLNDGDFLVISETPISVSQGRLVDESKFKASFLSFLLADIWSKYIWGYLLGPIFRIKSRTIQNLRKLPPEARVHKRVILEHYGLKHALKPASEAGVDLSNVPGTMVSLLPENPNDVAKDIAKKIMHDLKIDVTVMIIDTDASYQLIGKKFTSLPIAVPGIKSDLGIFGYLLGRFGKILGPTPLGVSRPEKLDTMLKIAKLAEEYHENNEKDIKTVYDMENIFEGDITGITIEMLNSVEHTPAIIVRRLF; from the coding sequence ATGAAAACAGATAAAATTAGCACTGAAAATATATATGGGTCTGAATTATATCCACAAAAAGACCAAGGCCCGAAAAATGAGAGCAAATATACTTTAATTCCTGTTAAAACAGATTATATTAAACCGAATGAGTCATATGATATGATTATTAAATGTTCAGCTGATCTTTTGAATGATGGCGATTTTCTTGTAATTTCTGAAACACCAATATCTGTGTCACAAGGCAGACTTGTTGATGAGTCTAAATTTAAAGCTTCATTCCTTTCATTTTTACTGGCGGATATATGGTCAAAATATATATGGGGATATTTATTGGGGCCAATTTTCAGAATAAAAAGTAGAACCATCCAAAACCTTAGAAAACTGCCACCAGAAGCCAGAGTCCATAAAAGAGTTATATTGGAACATTATGGTTTGAAACATGCATTAAAACCAGCATCTGAAGCAGGAGTCGATTTGAGTAATGTGCCTGGGACAATGGTTTCCCTATTACCCGAAAATCCAAATGATGTAGCAAAGGATATTGCCAAGAAGATAATGCATGATCTTAAAATAGATGTAACAGTGATGATTATTGACACCGATGCAAGTTATCAGTTAATTGGAAAAAAGTTTACATCTCTTCCAATTGCAGTGCCAGGCATAAAATCGGATCTTGGAATTTTCGGATATTTACTTGGAAGATTTGGAAAAATTTTAGGACCAACTCCTTTGGGAGTTTCGAGACCAGAAAAACTTGATACTATGCTTAAAATAGCTAAACTAGCAGAAGAATATCATGAAAATAATGAAAAAGATATAAAAACAGTATATGATATGGAAAACATTTTTGAAGGAGACATTACAGGAATAACAATTGAAATGCTCAATTCAGTTGAGCATACACCGGCTATTATAGTCAGAAGGCTCTTTTAA
- a CDS encoding CBS domain-containing protein: MFVKEIMAEDIYFVHVPGNRTHALEIMREKKVSGLPVVKNGTNELVGVLTRTDLVENPDEEQIALIMTRNIVTASPDDDVKEVAAKMIENNIRRVPIVEEGQLVGLVTASDLINKALWKMDIQVPAENYMIQNIPTSWEGTPLNVAFEIMRYYKLKVLLGLNNDGKISGILTETDFIEESEVVSERTVHNTSVGTEGDKWSWDSKSVLYVIKNHLKFSDKTIKDVANTELVIVTTKTSVQECANKMRQRNIEQIPVIDVEGDLVGLVRAVDLIKAISD; encoded by the coding sequence ATGTTTGTAAAAGAGATAATGGCCGAAGATATATATTTTGTCCATGTACCAGGTAACCGTACCCACGCCCTGGAAATTATGAGAGAAAAAAAAGTATCAGGATTGCCTGTAGTAAAAAATGGAACTAATGAACTTGTTGGAGTTCTTACAAGGACAGATCTGGTTGAAAACCCGGATGAGGAACAAATAGCACTTATAATGACTAGAAATATCGTAACCGCATCTCCTGATGATGATGTAAAGGAGGTTGCAGCCAAGATGATAGAAAATAATATCAGAAGGGTTCCAATCGTAGAGGAAGGACAACTAGTAGGTCTTGTAACTGCTTCAGATTTAATAAATAAAGCATTATGGAAAATGGATATCCAGGTTCCAGCTGAAAACTATATGATCCAAAATATTCCAACCAGCTGGGAAGGAACACCATTGAATGTTGCATTTGAGATAATGAGATATTACAAACTTAAGGTGCTTCTTGGACTGAATAATGATGGTAAAATTTCAGGAATACTCACAGAAACTGATTTTATAGAGGAAAGTGAAGTTGTATCTGAGAGAACAGTGCACAACACTTCTGTAGGCACAGAAGGGGACAAATGGTCTTGGGACAGTAAGAGTGTACTTTATGTTATAAAAAATCATCTTAAATTCAGTGACAAAACAATCAAAGATGTTGCCAATACCGAGTTGGTTATTGTCACCACAAAAACCTCTGTACAAGAATGTGCAAATAAAATGAGACAACGGAATATAGAACAGATCCCTGTAATAGATGTTGAAGGAGATCTTGTTGGACTAGTGAGAGCTGTTGACTTAATTAAAGCTATAAGCGATTAA
- the larE gene encoding ATP-dependent sacrificial sulfur transferase LarE, with product MEVEVKLEKLKDYLKDKKLLVAFSGGADSSLIAFIAHKMSKESIAVTIDNGVMPSDFIGNAMKIAKEIGIEHSVVKEDFLEDEAFRSNPRNRCYICKNKMYSKLMEIAEEDNFEVVDGTNISDLLEDRPGIMVNYNKNIKSPLVIAGFTAEDVKNALESFKINYSKSTTCMATRISKNSEITPKKINRIKYAESLLKGLSGSEIVRVRDQDGVALIELENIGKILKSGILNHIDSELKAVGFKKVTLNIGEYGNSKKELVVYKPCKDEEHKIMFETELPYTINIKETCEQLKKVGNVKCSVEMGIAMLEIEDRNVTVFKTGKVVARRVINKEDAENLLTEVLPSIRRNI from the coding sequence ATGGAAGTTGAAGTGAAACTCGAAAAACTTAAGGATTATCTGAAGGACAAGAAGTTGCTTGTTGCATTTTCAGGAGGAGCAGACAGCTCCTTGATTGCATTTATAGCCCATAAGATGTCCAAGGAATCAATAGCAGTAACTATAGATAATGGTGTAATGCCATCAGATTTTATTGGAAATGCAATGAAAATTGCAAAGGAGATCGGTATCGAACATTCAGTTGTAAAAGAAGATTTCTTAGAAGATGAAGCATTCCGATCCAACCCTCGAAACAGATGTTATATCTGTAAAAATAAAATGTACTCTAAATTAATGGAGATTGCTGAAGAAGATAATTTTGAAGTTGTGGATGGAACCAATATCAGCGATCTATTAGAAGATAGACCTGGAATAATGGTTAATTACAATAAAAACATCAAAAGTCCACTTGTTATAGCAGGTTTCACTGCTGAGGATGTTAAAAACGCTCTTGAAAGCTTTAAAATAAATTACTCTAAATCAACAACGTGCATGGCAACTAGAATATCAAAAAACAGCGAGATAACACCAAAAAAAATCAACAGAATAAAATATGCTGAATCTCTTTTGAAGGGGCTTTCCGGGTCTGAAATAGTTCGAGTAAGGGATCAAGATGGTGTTGCACTCATAGAACTAGAAAATATTGGAAAAATCCTTAAATCTGGAATTCTAAATCATATTGATTCTGAATTAAAAGCGGTAGGATTTAAAAAAGTTACACTTAACATTGGTGAATATGGTAATTCAAAGAAGGAGCTAGTTGTTTACAAACCATGTAAAGATGAGGAACATAAGATAATGTTTGAAACAGAGCTCCCATATACTATAAATATAAAAGAAACATGTGAACAACTAAAAAAGGTTGGAAATGTGAAATGTTCAGTTGAGATGGGAATTGCAATGTTAGAAATCGAGGATAGAAATGTTACAGTATTTAAAACGGGAAAAGTAGTTGCAAGACGTGTAATAAATAAGGAAGATGCTGAAAATTTGCTTACAGAAGTGTTGCCAAGTATAAGAAGAAATATCTAA
- a CDS encoding TfuA-related McrA-glycine thioamidation protein: MKHENKNKNIIVFTGPSLQPTEAKEFLEADYRPPVARDDVIKALRDNPDIIVIIDGVFHKAPAVSHKEIMEAIKKGVIVVGGASMGALRASELDDFGMVGVGMVYRDYRKGVIESDDDVAVVINPETFEQLSEAFISMNYTFKAAMAKGIINKSDFETLIKTAKSIYYPKRNYNKVLKEVDIEEKRKKLIQKFLKDNTIDVKKEDAIAVLKYVKKL, from the coding sequence TTGAAACATGAAAATAAAAATAAAAATATCATAGTATTCACAGGCCCTTCTTTGCAACCAACAGAAGCGAAAGAATTTCTTGAAGCAGATTATAGGCCTCCCGTAGCAAGAGATGATGTAATAAAAGCTTTGAGGGATAATCCGGATATAATTGTTATTATAGATGGTGTTTTCCATAAAGCACCAGCAGTCTCCCATAAAGAGATAATGGAAGCAATTAAAAAGGGAGTTATTGTGGTTGGAGGTGCCAGTATGGGTGCTTTAAGGGCGTCTGAGCTGGATGATTTTGGAATGGTTGGTGTAGGTATGGTTTATCGTGATTACAGGAAGGGAGTTATCGAATCTGATGATGATGTAGCGGTGGTGATCAACCCTGAAACATTTGAACAACTCTCTGAAGCATTTATAAGTATGAATTACACATTTAAAGCAGCTATGGCCAAAGGAATAATCAATAAATCAGATTTTGAAACTTTGATAAAAACTGCAAAATCAATTTACTATCCCAAAAGAAATTATAATAAAGTTTTAAAAGAAGTAGATATTGAAGAAAAAAGAAAAAAACTTATACAAAAATTTTTAAAGGATAATACTATAGACGTTAAGAAGGAAGATGCTATTGCTGTTCTAAAATATGTAAAAAAACTCTAA
- a CDS encoding TIGR00295 family protein, producing the protein MSSNPLKTLTDLGCPPNIIEHSKAVSRKALRIGSNFMDNTGSYVDLKLVETGAMLHDIGRIKTHSIKHAVVGAEILRNLNFPDEIVNITLKHIGAGIPSDEAEILELPPGDYMPCTLEEKIVAHADNLINGTIEVNIDFVSKKWEKKFGKNHPSIYRLKKLDKELIK; encoded by the coding sequence TTGAGTTCAAATCCATTAAAAACATTAACAGATTTAGGTTGCCCTCCTAATATAATAGAACATTCTAAGGCAGTATCTAGAAAAGCCCTAAGAATTGGTTCTAATTTTATGGATAATACTGGTTCTTATGTAGATCTTAAACTGGTTGAAACCGGTGCAATGCTTCATGATATTGGTAGAATTAAAACACACTCCATTAAACATGCAGTTGTTGGTGCAGAAATATTAAGAAACCTTAATTTTCCAGATGAGATTGTAAACATCACCCTCAAACATATAGGTGCAGGAATACCTTCAGATGAGGCAGAAATACTTGAACTTCCACCAGGAGATTATATGCCCTGCACTTTGGAGGAAAAAATAGTTGCTCATGCAGATAATTTGATCAACGGAACGATTGAGGTAAATATTGATTTTGTTTCAAAAAAATGGGAAAAAAAGTTTGGAAAGAATCATCCCTCAATTTACAGACTTAAAAAACTAGATAAAGAACTTATAAAGTAA